The Anabrus simplex isolate iqAnaSimp1 chromosome 6, ASM4041472v1, whole genome shotgun sequence genome includes the window TTTAATGTAATATAAGAATGAAAATAAGTCGGGTGGGTGGTGCAATTTAAGAAATATTAAACAAAATGAAAACAATTAAGTTAAAAAAAAACTAATGACAAGGATCATCTACCAAATTACTAGCAAGCGTGGTCACCATACCAACAATTTCAGCCAAATTTAAAGGTTCAGTAATATTTTCCAGACGGAATTAACTTCAGTTTGATTTAGAGGTTCATTACAATTTACTGTTCGAGCTCGAACCCATCTTACTTTAAAAGaagatattataataatatagtaacaataattttccAAGTTATTCATATTTTAGGTGCACCTGTCTGGGTCCGCGTGCGTCCCAATACAATTACCCAAAGAATTTACCAAATGTTTTTTGAACAATTAAAAGCCAACATGCATTAAAACAATACATTATTACATGTTTGAGGTCCCAcagtgaacacggaagcgtttcaaAAGAAAACATCTTACCGCCTCCCCCAATAGACCGACAATGTCCAGGAGTAACATTAAGGTAGGCAAAAAATCAAGAAAGAGTCCACatcaaaagaaaaacaatgaatGATTGaaggaaaacaataataataaggtAGCACAATAATATTGAAGCAATTAAAACTCATCTCGTGACCCAGTTCATCACACCAACAGCATAAGTACGCCATACAACAATGAACGTCAGCACATCTCGAGTATTGTTACAACACTGACCACACCACGATAATGCAAACTAATCAAACCGTTATCGAAAAAACAAAAGACGGAAACATACTCCAACAATGGAATTAAATGGAGTATAGCTTTAGAACAGTAACTATTAATCAAAAtctaaacaaaattaaaataataataataatagaagaagaaaattaattttaaaaaagaaaatggatAAAATTCACTTCAGCCCAAAACACGCTTCAGTGTTCACCTGGGTTTAAAATCAGCAATGTTACATTAATTTTACATAATCCGTCGCCTTTATGAGGCTAATGATACAACAGACTACGCACAATTTACTTGTCACAGTTCCTGTTAAAAGAGCAGGTCGTTTTAAAACCACGTGTTTCCCGTGACGTAGAAGTATGTCCTTTCAATGGAAATTATTAAGTcgtccagaaataacataacagtTTGAGCATGGTTAAAACTTGCGGAATTAAATAATTTCACCCACAAGATGTTCATTCAAACACTTAAAATAGTCGAAAGGCGAATGGTATCTTCAGTCAAAAAACATAATTAATATTACATGCAGGTCCGACATTTTGAATTTCGTTCACCAGTAAGCTTGACGAAGCTACGCTCATCAATCTCGCCGAGACAGTTTATataacatacacttaagaaaatggaaattgcaacatcatgaaggcattggtcgtttgtgttgatttttaagatatgaaacgatgccatgtaggtatgtaaacgatcaaagtttcagacccattggattgttgctacaggtctccccacgtgattggtcgcggaggaatcaactccagtatacggactctggtgtagcgtagttgacttgcagtctgtgcaatgaagttttccccgtcaaacatgcctcgacgacagagaagagcacgctatcaacaacattactgtcgccgtttgagagggctcggatgtGTGAGGActctcgctgcacgtgttggccgacaggcatcttcggtacaacgtgtatggctggagtggtcaaatgaaggtacccacactcgtagacctggcacaggcccagcgcgacagaaaactgtgagagaggatcgccgcatcattcggatggcccggatggaacctcatgcaacagcagcgcaaattcaagcagctgtggcaccccacgttacacaacaaacagttggtaatcgcccgcgtgcagctggcttatgagcccgtgtccctgcagaatgGCCACGAATGGCATAGAaacgtctttagtgatgaatcgcgcttctgtcttgctcgcagtgatcgccggaatcgcgtgcgccgacgtactggggagaggggccgcccagatcttattgtcgagaggcacacagggccaacatcaAGTAGTATAGTctagggagctattggctttaatgtgaaatcacaattagtgcttgttgagggcactatgactgctcgacagtacgttgatagggtactcaatccagtggttgtccctatgatggcgaacattgctaataggatgtttcagcaggacaatgcccgggttcacactgcacgcatcttcagagaagctctccacgacatcacaaccttagaatggcccgccagatccccagacctcagtcctattgggcatgtgtgggacatgatgggtcgacaactggccaaccgtcctcagccacccacaactctggaacgactGACCCGTACAGTACAGCAAGCATgggtcacaattcctcaggaagcgatccagggccttattgactccatgcctcgacgaattcatcaatgtattgcagctcgtggtggtcacatcctgtattgattgttgtccaaacttgcggtcagagggacctgaaagtgtaatcatcgaagcacaaccaaacactcgtcctgcatattgaattgcagcaatgtagcaccactccgtctgggtgttgcaatttccattttcttctatGTATAAAGTCCGACTTACCAAGGTGATGAGGCTGtttcacaatattaaataactttCAAAACTAACGTCCGTGGCGACGTTATATTCATGTATTATGGCATGCTTCAATGGTGAAAGGAACTGTCACGTTAAAACTTTTAAAACATGAACTGCGCACAATAAGTATCAACCACCCACCACTAACAGTAATTTAATTCACCACGAAAGCTCACATTAGGGTGGTTTGAAAACACACACAGACCGTCTGCCGGCCATAGTAACAGCAGTTCTCTCCCAAGCCATCTTTCCTCAAGCGAAACTGGCCACGAACACCACGGTACCAGCCGCTTACTCTAGGGGGCGCTGTGGAAAACAGTCACCAGTCAAGTGGCGCGCTAACCAATACCAACTTCACAACTaaagtcagcgtactggccttcagttcacagggtcccgggttagattcccgatcgggtcggggattttaaccttaattggttaattccattagctcgggggctaggtgtgtgtggcgttttcagcactagaaatcatcctaggtagggccctcatcttcacagacatgcagatcgcctaataggcTATCTACGTGAAAAAGGCCCGCACTAGgccactccggaggccatacgccattattatgtttatactaagcattattgccaattagcccagctgtaaaAATATAAGAAGATTGTAATTgcagtaaattttattatttttcaaatcaaatgtgaaaagatatcatatagatcaacatagaaatactgcgatgcatttgacacaagtacagaaagcgttgtcatcgcagcttttcctACCAGTCCTCTGTAAACAGCAACCAACAACAATTTTTCTATAGACCTGTGTACTGCAatgatgggagctaatatccccctgcataaaatggagcatcttcaaacttcaataagctgccgggagcaatcaccctgttggagacgagtggctttcccccCGGTGGAGACATTTAGGGTTGTtgaagaagtcaggagaaattttgaccgaacctctgggaacgtagccgctgtcagcaaaacgttccctaagagtcctgcagcagaatccatgatggaaaccgacggtaaaagtagccagggtgctacgaggtgaggtagatgaagcagttgaactaaaaccagatgaagtggcttcattgaaggtttgtccaatcacttcctgtgctgttgagagatttctctcagtacaaaacattctgcccgacaggagaacaagattgttaccggaaaacatcgAAACGTTGCTTGCTGTAAATTCTTTTTATggtaattgagcgtgttattattttttaaatgctgttttttcggggcgtcgacctagaaagatcttttgcccctacttgcaccatatgtgaggaactgCGTGCATTTtgcaaatggcggaagtgtaaagtgatgaatgtgaggagaggaacattaaggacgacacaaacaccaagtccccaggccaggagtattaatcatttacaattaaatacccctgacccggccgggaatcgaacccggggccgccggctgacaggcggacgcgttgccccctacaccgcggggccggacgagcgtgttaaattataagtattttccatgcctattttgttgcctattttacacgttagtgcctatttacatgcctattttggctaatttaagagcctatatgcatgcctattttaactgtttttagtgcctataattctctgTGTGTGCCTGCCTCCGGATAGCACTCACCTAACGCAGTCCTTGTATGCTGCCTTCTTTGGTCCATTGAAGAGAAGATGGAGGCATATTTTGTCCCAGTACAAAGAAAGTGCAAATGGAGTCAGAAATTGCTTCAAAAGCAAGATTTTCCAACGCTCCTGAAGAAACTTCATGAAAACATATTAGCAAATGCTGCTGCAAACCTAAAATAGGGTTTCTTGAAGTGTGGAATTTATCCATACAGTCTTGTAGCCCTCCTAGACCAACCACCAACATCAGGTTTCAATGCCGAGGATGTTGAGTCTAGTTTCACAAGATTCCTAGAAGAGAAGCGACAAATAGTTACCGGTACGGAAGGTGCAGGTGCAGGTCCAAATCGAGGCAGGAAACGAGTACAAGCAGAAGCAGGAAAAAACATTGCACGTGCGACTGACTGTTATACTTATTCCACATCTACTTCAACATTGTCATCACCTTCAGCGTCCAATACAAAGCGTAGGAAGAAGAAAATAGTTGAGTCCGATTCTGAAGATATTGACAACAACCTTACAATCCAAAAATCATCAGACTCTGAAATGTTAGTGTGAGTGAAGAGGAAGACCATGTTTGGAAATCGGTCCAGAGGATTTGCGGGGAGTTTGTTTTGTCTCAGTATGAAATAGaaatatttcctgtaaaaataCTGGAGGTAAAAGAAGACAGTGCAGTTATCTAGGCTATGCAAAGATCATGCAAATCATGGAAATGGCCTGTAAAGGATGACATTATGGAAtataaatgggaggatgtacttGGAGGAGTAAATCCTCCCAAACAAGTATCGAGGAGAGGCTTATATTCCATTCCAGAACTTGACATGAAATGGTTCGTGTGATTTTTGACAAGACTCAGTTGTGTCTCAAACTCTCATTAACAGATCTCTAATTAATTTTCAAACAGTGTCTCTTTATATTGATATTTTTTGTATTTCTTCAATAAAAAATCTCCTGATTTACAATTTAAAGCAATATTTGAGCTCGTGTTGTCATTTTTCTGACCCTGATAATGTATCATTTGATTATATTTATCAAGTATATGGTGCAGTGTAACACTTGGAGATACAAACATTGCGCCCCTTCCTGTGGGTAACTTTGCACCAAATTTTGAGgtagataagggttattctgcccgaagacaggtccgaacctccgcagaggtgttcctgagccggagtttacgtgcggtagggtggccggttcctttccgctcctccattcccttaccccctaccaacagcgcttggcaacccatccaactcctgaccaagcccaatgttgcttaacttcggagatctcacgggatccggtgtttcaacacggctacggccgttggcaaattttgatacattataaaattaaaaagaatTTCATTTTTGAAGATATGAGTGGTTAATCACGTTCCTACATCCTTCTAGAATGTGTTAAATAAAGATCAtctaaaaattcaaaattcaagtATTATATACTGGCTGGAAACAAATTTCCGGCAAGAAAGCGGTGCAAAGTAAACCCGGTTTACGGTATTTAATTACATGTTTTGTGATGAttgcatatttaattacatatttcactgatattcactacatttttatgtacatctATCGTCGCACTGTGTTATTACATAAACATCCGTGTACTGCTTTTAACAGTATAATCTTACGTGGTActattttgaggatccaaccagcctgcagGAAAAGATTTGAcaggcatccccctgtgggtgtgggaggtagaataacacccacggtatcccctgcctgtcgtaagaggcgactaaaaggggcctcaggggctctgaactttggagcgtgggttggcgaccatggggccctcagctgagtcctggcattggttccacttacttgtgccagacttctcactttcatctatcctatccgacctctcttggtcaactcttgtttttttccgaccccgacgctattaggtttgcgagggctaggaagtctttcattttcacgcccttcgtggcccttctcttcctttggccgatatcttcatttttcgaagtgtcggagccctttccatttttccctttgattagtgttatatagaggatggttgcctagttgtacttcctcttaaaacaataatcaccaccacttgacaGGCACAAGTTATAAGGATTATTATAAAATGTCTGTGTCAAAACAATCATTGTTACAATAAACTAATAGGGGAAATCCGTGTAATTTGAACCACTAAATTTAAACGTCCATAATTCTATTGACCTTAATGAAAATGTTTATATACGACATTTAGTACAATGTGTCAAATGacttggtgaaaataaatgttaataatatcgctaggatttgtttaaaagtaatatgtattctaaaatttgttatcatgtaatttggaccaatagcgtgtaacttggagcaggtgatcgtgtaatttatAAACGTGTTAAATATAAACGCTtataagttatttaatgaatttattatgaaatactaagcTATACAATAACGACACTATGAACTCTGGCTGTCACATTTGGTATGTATAACAATGATAAAACGATTCATCATGAACTTAGCGCTGTTTTCATGAGCCCAATTTTTGCAACTACTGCACTGAAACCAGTCGTCATCATAATACATGTCACATAGAATGCCGtggcagatagctcctcagttgtaattgcgtaggctgagtggaccttgaaccatccctcagatccaggtaaaccgagctcgatagctgcaagcgcttaagtgcggccagtatccagtattcgggagatagtaagttcgaaccccactgtcggcagccctgaagatggttttccgtggtttcccgttttcacaccagacaaatgctggggctgtatcttaattaaggccacggccgcttccttcccactcttatcccttccctgtcccatcgtcgccataagacatatatgtgtcagtgcgacgtaaagcaactagcaaaaaaagatccagataaaaatccctgacctggtcggcaatcgaacccagagcctccggttggcagaacgctacccctacaccgcgaggcccgTTTCAAGTtcttttagaatcaccagtaaaactactaagaaacataattattacagttatttcaacggtccaaattacacacaCTCGGGCAATCCAGAATATTACACGACATGCAAAAAAGATTTAATCAAAAGCTAAATAAGATGCAAAGTATTTAACATTTATGAATTAAACTATGTTAAAACTtacaccgatcgagttggccgtgcggttagaggcgcgcagctgtgagcttgcatccgggagatagtgggttcgaatccatctgtcagcaaccctgaagatggttttccgtggtttcatattttcacaccaggcaaatgctggggctataccttaattaaggccacggccgcttctttccaactcctagccctttcctatcccatcgtcgccctaagacctatctgtgtcgttgcgacgcaaagcaactaacAAAGTTAAAACTTACGTATGTATTTCATCAGTATTTGCAAAGGCTAAGCACCCTTTcggctgaaataactacttcacagtacccttacttgtcaccgtataagcttaTAAGTAATGTGAGTATTAAGATTGTTTTCCTTTTCCCCTTTCAAGTCCATTAGCAAAAAAACTTCCAGGAAGAAATTTACCCTCGGCTGTCTTCctgaccttgcctcagacaggggtgaccaaacttgcaagtaccaaaaatattatcggtccaaattacatgcagatccaaattacacggacttcccctactcTCTTCTCAATTTCTGGTGATCCAAACCTAGAAGTAGGGAGCATTTTATTCTACCGAAGATTTCATAATAATGTTCTCTTTAATTTCAGGGTCGTTCAAAGTAGCGGAGAATGATGACAACATTACGCATTGCTTCGGTGTTCGTCGTATTTGTGTTTCTTGTGATATTTGTGTGGTTGGCCAACAACTACAGGAGTTTATATGAAAACGAAGAAGTGGCGAGTGTAGTTAATGTAATCAGAGCAGTCAGTGACATACATGAGGATTTCCTCTTGTTCAAGGAGCCTGTGCCAGGCGAAGAGAATATCTTCTTCCTGCAGACCAAATGTGGTGAGGACAAGGGTGCTGCGCGTCTGTTGAACCCTCGCCAGGCGTGTGCGATGGAGTCTGCAGCGCTTATGAACCCGAGTGCCTCAGTGTACTTGTTACACGTGTGTGAATTGAAAAGGGAGAGCATCTTGAAAGGTCCTGAGTATGTTCGTGAACTGTTCACCTACCCTAAAGTGCACTTATCACAGCTCCAATTCATGCGTCGCTTGAAGGACACTCCTCTAGAGAAATGGTCGCAGGAGGAGTTGTTGTTACAGAGTATGTACCCTACGGAACACACCAGCGACGTACTGCGCTATGTCATGctgtggaaatacggaggaactTATTTGGACCACGACGTCGTCCTTATGAGGTAAGAAGTATAATTTGATACTCGCTCGTTGCCCAAAGAGGAGAGGGAGGTGGGGGAAGATACTTTCGATCTTTGTTCGCTGTTAAGTACAGTCCATTGGACGAAGTTCACACTGTTCGTAGTAACTATACTCTTAAGTCAACTCAAGTCGTAAGCTGTCCCTTTGATGTTATATAAACGCCGCTTACATTAACCGCCAGGAAGTGAACAGAGATGGAGAAGGGAAAAGAGAGGAGGTATTCAAACGCGGAAGGATATTTTCCTCATTTCTTCACTTGACTGCTGGTATAACATTAAAGGGACCGCCTGGGACTTGAGTTGACGTCGACTATAACAGTTCCGGTGCTGATAGCTGGACTTGGGCTGTCAGGCGCAGGGAGTCGCTGTTTTCTGTACCTGTTCGCACTCCACTACTCTACCATTAAGAAATCAGTGTAACAGAGTGTTCTTCTTACTCTTgcgccgctttttccacacctgtggggtcgcggtgcgacggtgtcgcacatgtggatgtggccctgttttaaggtaggttgcccttcccgatgccaaccctatatagagggatgtaattactattactaTTGCGTAGGtgcctctgtggaccagtggtagagtgtcggcctccggatcccgagatagtgggttcaaacctggcaaaggtagtcggatttttgaaggtcggaaaaaggtccattcgaaactccatgtacgatgtcggcatgtaaaagatctctggtgacacatttggtgtttacccgacaaaattcattaaatctcagccatattcgcccaagagagtttcggtttactcggtctgccatctaatgggcctagagtaaaacggaacgtcgaaattgacgagcagacagccagatggcgtcatattgaaatgtctgcacacggtagctgaggccatacgattattattattattattattattattattgcgtgtggtgtgttgtctgaatatgaagaggagagtgttcggacaaacacaaacaaccaatctccaagccaaaagaattaatgagacgcgattaaaatctccgacccggccgggaatcaaacccgtgactctctgaaccaaaggccgtaacgctgactattcagccaaggagtccgatCAGTGTTGTAACAGAGTACCGTAATAATAGGTAGTAAAACATAGGTCGAGTCATAattcatggcaacaatttttttcctcgcgaacaggagacaacacggaaaatctgagatatgcgtttggaaacgtacggtatgtacttgcgtcgGATGCctctagatggtgtatgtaaacaacagtgtgggtctaaacatgcccccaagttcagtgtgtgagtgagagcgtcacagaaatgcaagtcaacaagcaggagcaacgatcgtatattaaaatagcagttctccgcggcagaaatgcacgccagtgccatgcaaagctgcgggaagcattaaaTGTGCATGCCATGCTCTATAGAACAGTCgcaaggtgggtggagacgttcaaacgggcgACAGTTCACACAGCAGCCAtagttcagcgtcgcttacaacggtggggatgggagtttcttccacacccgccttattcgcctgatctgcgCCCATGTTATCGCGTAGTTTCCTGACATTCAAGCGATAGTTCTTACACGACCAAGGACAAACAGAAATTAGAACATTAAAATAAAACTTACCTTCACAGTCCAAAAGGTCGCGAAAACGTGAGAGCGAACAAGACCCAAGAGGTCTAATGAATCACCAGAAGAAAGAATTCTAACATACTGACTTAAATAAGAACACTGTATATGAGAAAATGGTAACTTTAATAAACGAAAGTGATTAATTAATAAGGTTTCCAGACAATCTTAAGgtccaaagaaaagaaaatattcacGAGTTCACTTGAACTCAAATAGAAACTTTAAGGTCAGTTCAATAAAAGAAACACACCTCGCTTCAAAACCACCGATCATAAGATGATGCTTAACTATAATTACTTGGGTTTACAACCCATTGATTATATATCAAGAAAATCGAGATGTGTTTTATTTACAATTCTGTGATCTTAGATCACACTTGATTTAAAATTTGGGAGCCGAAAACTGTTTCGTATGGCTCTCAAAACGTAATAAGGCATCCCCAACGCAACGGTCAGCAAGATTAAGTTCAGCGAGAACAATTCAGTGAAAAGCAAAATCAGAAGGTCATTCGAGAGATCTCCGAACGTCGAACTCTCCAGAAAAAAGTTATATTAAAACATTAGTTATGCAGAGAACGCCTCTACACCGACACATTAGGCatacacccgcccacaaacatcaCCCTCACTAATATGTCTCTTCTTCACAATAATAATGGGGTCGTACGTCAAATATCAAAATGAAAATAGTACACACCCACAAATATGTTTACTAAGAGTAGCCATGGGAACACATCACGTGACACCCGAAAGGAACATGGCTGCCCAAACAACTGAGTTAGTCAAATAAATAATGTTACGCCTCATTAATTTACCCCCGAGCTCAGAGTTTAGTCAATTAA containing:
- the alpha4GT1 gene encoding lactosylceramide 4-alpha-galactosyltransferase isoform X1 — protein: MMTTLRIASVFVVFVFLVIFVWLANNYRSLYENEEVASVVNVIRAVSDIHEDFLLFKEPVPGEENIFFLQTKCGEDKGAARLLNPRQACAMESAALMNPSASVYLLHVCELKRESILKGPEYVRELFTYPKVHLSQLQFMRRLKDTPLEKWSQEELLLQSMYPTEHTSDVLRYVMLWKYGGTYLDHDVVLMRSLSGMSNFAGAESLEDVAAGVLNFAHDGVGHEMVTACLEDLRTQFRGDSWGHNGPGVITRVLRQVCGVRKVRHMTPERCRGFTVHPPSAFYPIPWQKWRLYFDEKDADRTMSKLNESLAIHVWNKFSVAENITVGSRQPYAQIAKKFCPKVYSHCGKIF